The following coding sequences lie in one Alicyclobacillus curvatus genomic window:
- a CDS encoding DoxX family protein: protein MHIAAIILEVLLGAMFLMAGLGKFAAKQQVEAFKHYGYPQGFRVFTGIVEVIGAAGMVLGIWYPVIATLAGLWIAIIMLGAIITHVRVKDPAKAMSMSVLVLILAVIEVVLSRVH from the coding sequence ATGCACATTGCAGCAATCATATTGGAAGTCCTTCTTGGGGCTATGTTTCTCATGGCAGGATTGGGGAAGTTTGCTGCCAAGCAGCAAGTTGAAGCTTTTAAACATTATGGCTACCCTCAAGGATTTCGAGTATTTACTGGAATCGTGGAGGTCATCGGTGCTGCTGGAATGGTACTCGGTATTTGGTACCCTGTAATCGCTACGCTGGCAGGATTATGGATAGCAATTATTATGCTAGGGGCGATTATCACGCACGTGCGTGTGAAAGACCCTGCAAAAGCGATGTCAATGTCCGTTCTCGTGTTGATTTTGGCAGTTATCGAAGTGGTCCTGAGCCGGGTTCATTAA
- a CDS encoding antibiotic biosynthesis monooxygenase, with amino-acid sequence MIAVIFEVVPEDERKQEYLDIAADLRPLLDDIDGFISIERFESLTTPGKVLSLSFWRDEAAVNHWRQMEQHRTAQVQGRTYIFKDYRLRVATVVRDYGMFDRHQAPVDSQTFHPY; translated from the coding sequence ATGATTGCAGTCATTTTCGAAGTCGTCCCAGAGGATGAACGTAAACAGGAATATCTCGACATCGCTGCCGATTTGCGGCCGCTGCTCGACGATATTGATGGATTCATTTCCATCGAACGCTTTGAGAGTTTAACGACCCCTGGGAAAGTCTTGTCACTCTCATTCTGGAGGGATGAGGCAGCGGTCAACCACTGGCGACAAATGGAGCAACACCGTACAGCACAGGTTCAAGGGAGAACCTATATCTTCAAGGACTATCGGCTGAGGGTGGCCACCGTCGTTAGGGATTACGGAATGTTCGACCGTCATCAGGCACCTGTGGATAGCCAAACGTTTCACCCGTACTAG
- a CDS encoding protein kinase family protein, whose amino-acid sequence MMPVESSLAGLCMSYDARLARYTDMSTSLALLSDSRLRERLEHASILRTAIGGTTALMQIDNVPIFVKIVPLSELEKRPENLMSTRNVLELPPYFHYGLGGPVRGVWREIAAHTMTTNWVLARQCESFPLMYHWRVLPSLPRHLPMSEEEQEIRDISKMVEFWGSEAIGERIKAIEQSVDSVVLFCEYIPHSVHDWLNEQVAIGEDAANSAFSMVESQVLSAVTFMNAQGLLHFDVHFENVITDGTGIYITDFGLATSSRFELSDSEREFFDLNKSHDECYVMTQLVNWIVAGLLGLMERKGRIEFIRRCADGYDPKDEVGAVAAGIINRYAPIAVVINDFYTNLRVDSRATPFPADQIQRVAKAIGLNVVN is encoded by the coding sequence ATGATGCCGGTGGAATCTTCCCTAGCAGGGCTATGTATGTCTTATGATGCTCGACTTGCTCGTTACACTGATATGTCCACTTCGCTAGCGTTACTGAGCGATTCGCGGCTTCGAGAGCGATTGGAACATGCTTCGATTCTACGCACAGCCATCGGTGGTACAACGGCGTTAATGCAAATTGATAACGTGCCAATCTTTGTGAAGATAGTGCCGCTGTCCGAACTCGAAAAACGCCCTGAAAATCTCATGTCCACGAGAAACGTGCTGGAACTCCCACCCTATTTTCACTATGGTCTTGGTGGACCCGTACGTGGCGTGTGGCGTGAAATCGCCGCACACACCATGACAACCAACTGGGTATTGGCAAGACAGTGTGAAAGCTTTCCGCTGATGTATCACTGGAGGGTTCTGCCGAGTCTGCCACGACATCTGCCGATGTCTGAGGAAGAACAGGAGATACGTGATATTTCCAAAATGGTTGAATTTTGGGGTTCGGAGGCAATCGGAGAGCGTATCAAGGCAATTGAACAATCAGTAGACAGTGTTGTGTTGTTCTGCGAGTACATTCCCCATAGCGTGCACGACTGGCTGAATGAGCAAGTCGCAATCGGCGAGGATGCGGCGAATTCGGCGTTCTCCATGGTTGAATCACAGGTGTTATCCGCTGTAACGTTTATGAATGCACAAGGATTACTCCATTTCGACGTGCACTTTGAGAACGTTATCACGGACGGAACGGGTATTTACATTACAGACTTTGGTCTCGCAACGTCTTCCCGATTTGAACTGTCCGATTCGGAAAGAGAGTTTTTCGACTTAAACAAGTCCCATGACGAATGTTATGTGATGACACAACTCGTAAATTGGATCGTGGCAGGCTTACTCGGCTTAATGGAACGAAAAGGGCGTATCGAGTTTATACGTCGGTGTGCAGATGGGTATGACCCAAAAGACGAAGTCGGTGCCGTAGCGGCGGGCATTATCAATCGATATGCCCCAATAGCCGTGGTGATAAACGATTTTTACACGAACCTGCGTGTGGACAGCAGGGCTACGCCATTTCCCGCAGACCAGATTCAAAGAGTCGCAAAAGCCATTGGTTTAAACGTCGTCAACTAA
- a CDS encoding cytochrome P450 encodes MLHKSIDSPITAVSHQNPYPYYSNLIIDKPIYFDELLSMWIVSSADSVDAVLKSVICKVRPLREQVPKTLTGSRAGDIFGRMIRMNDGEYQAQMKNAVIATMDAVDAEHFLTLCKKWSQHLIHSIHSRDTAWIQKLAFQLPVYVMASLLGVPTSQLRDIERSVNDFVRGIAPNSSAEQIVNGKLAAETLFTQITDIIAAGASNNLLAGLSAQATSSGHGDTSVVAANAIGFLSQSYEATAGLLLNTIYVLGSRPDVYEQVKRDSNLLAPAIEEVLRYDPPIQNTRRYVSEDCVIAGQRMRKGDTILLVLAAANRDGAANPAPEEFDLFRKHRHIFTFGRGPHVCPGNSLATIMAKAGVEELMLSGIDFRRFHPNVSYMPSPNARIPLLQFV; translated from the coding sequence GTGTTGCACAAATCGATTGACAGCCCAATTACAGCAGTGTCCCATCAAAACCCTTACCCCTATTATTCAAATCTGATTATTGACAAGCCAATTTATTTTGATGAGTTGCTCAGCATGTGGATTGTATCGAGCGCTGACTCTGTAGACGCGGTGCTGAAAAGCGTTATCTGCAAGGTGCGTCCACTTAGAGAGCAGGTCCCAAAGACCCTCACGGGTTCAAGGGCGGGTGATATCTTTGGGCGAATGATTCGAATGAATGACGGCGAATACCAAGCACAGATGAAGAATGCGGTAATCGCAACGATGGATGCTGTGGATGCTGAGCATTTCCTTACGCTGTGCAAGAAGTGGTCACAGCATCTCATTCACTCCATCCACTCACGAGATACAGCATGGATTCAGAAACTGGCCTTTCAATTACCGGTATATGTCATGGCCAGTTTACTCGGGGTACCAACAAGTCAACTGCGCGACATTGAAAGGTCAGTCAACGACTTTGTACGCGGCATCGCACCAAACAGCAGTGCGGAACAGATAGTGAATGGAAAGTTAGCAGCAGAGACCTTATTCACTCAAATCACTGATATTATTGCCGCTGGAGCAAGCAACAACCTGCTCGCTGGACTGTCGGCTCAAGCGACATCCAGTGGCCATGGTGATACATCTGTCGTTGCGGCAAATGCGATTGGGTTTTTGTCTCAATCTTACGAAGCAACGGCTGGATTACTCTTAAACACCATCTATGTCTTGGGGTCACGGCCCGATGTGTATGAGCAAGTGAAGAGGGATTCCAATTTACTTGCACCAGCAATCGAAGAAGTCCTTCGTTATGACCCGCCGATACAGAATACACGTCGCTATGTCTCTGAAGACTGTGTGATTGCTGGACAGAGGATGAGGAAGGGTGACACAATCCTCCTTGTCCTGGCAGCAGCAAATCGTGATGGAGCAGCAAATCCAGCACCTGAAGAGTTTGACCTGTTCCGCAAACATCGACATATCTTTACGTTTGGTCGTGGACCGCATGTCTGCCCAGGGAACTCGCTGGCAACGATAATGGCCAAAGCAGGGGTCGAGGAACTGATGCTGTCTGGAATTGACTTCCGACGCTTTCATCCAAACGTCAGCTATATGCCTTCGCCGAATGCTCGGATTCCTTTGCTGCAATTTGTATAG
- a CDS encoding glycoside hydrolase family 3 protein, with the protein MAKYKLDFNRYRELARSAVAEGAVLLKNENETLPIRKGTRVSVFGRNQLAYYKSGTGSGGMVNVTHLITPLDALKSCTDVQLNQSLLRTYEVWVAENPYDKGEGWAAEPWSQREMPLSDTLVADAAAISDTALIMIGRTAGEDRDNTATPGSYTLSELERDMVEKVCKAFAKTAVILNVGNIMDMQWVLQYNPSAVLYAWQGGMEGGAGLFDVLTGTVAPSGKLTDTIAMSIDDYPSTTNFGHEDIDVYQEDIYVGYRYFETFAKDKVLYPFGFGLSYTTFTTDVRAALETDGRIILSVKVTNTGEVAGKEVVQVYVEKPQGVLGNPARSLVAFAKTKSLLPGSIETLTFSIPVTDLASYDDSGATGSKSSYILEPGIYRFYVGTDVRTASRCFEYSVDSLQVVSHLSENMAPLTPFTRMRPMRNEMSYAVSYEQVPLRTVDTERRRQGELPITTDYTGDMSYQLTDVHKGKVTMESFLSQLSDEDLACLVRGEGMNSPKVTPGTAAAFGGVSKRLNDFGIPAACCADGPSGIRMDCGTKAFLLPNGTLLACTFNPQLLEDLFEMVGLELRKNRIDTLLGPGINIHRHPLNGRNFEYFSEDPYVTGKMAAAQLRGMHRVGVTGTLKHFSCNNQEWHRHDLNSVVSERALREIYLKGFELAVKEAGAYSIMTTYGAVNGLWTAGNYDQNTRILRGEWGFDGIVMTDWWAKVNDEGAAPLKSNTAAMIRAQNDLYMVVPESAVNPFDDNTVSSIEVNALTRGELLRSAANICRFILRSPVFLRVLGEDDSVEVIGQAEEDVEQFDFGTEYLPIADGGSVDLVGIDTSTGSSYAFAATLEQPGLYELTFTVRSSAGELAQMPVTLLQNVDRSTTFTFNGSGGQFVSQTKQVFFFNKYVYLRLHFGLGGLETKHLQFKLLEPFSMKNG; encoded by the coding sequence ATGGCAAAGTACAAGCTCGATTTCAACCGTTATCGGGAGTTGGCTCGAAGTGCGGTTGCAGAGGGCGCTGTTCTACTCAAAAACGAAAATGAGACTCTGCCCATCAGGAAAGGGACGAGGGTGTCCGTATTTGGCCGGAATCAACTAGCCTATTACAAAAGTGGTACCGGATCCGGTGGGATGGTCAATGTAACGCATCTAATCACACCGCTTGATGCGCTGAAGAGCTGCACGGATGTTCAGTTAAACCAATCTCTTCTCCGGACGTACGAGGTATGGGTCGCGGAAAATCCCTACGACAAGGGGGAAGGTTGGGCGGCGGAACCTTGGTCGCAGAGGGAGATGCCACTTAGCGACACACTGGTTGCGGATGCTGCTGCAATTTCCGATACAGCCCTCATCATGATTGGCAGGACGGCCGGTGAGGATAGAGACAACACGGCTACACCCGGGAGCTATACCTTGTCAGAGTTAGAAAGAGACATGGTTGAAAAAGTTTGCAAGGCATTTGCGAAGACAGCGGTCATTCTCAATGTTGGAAACATCATGGATATGCAGTGGGTACTACAATACAACCCGAGCGCCGTACTCTACGCGTGGCAGGGCGGGATGGAAGGCGGTGCGGGTCTCTTCGACGTCCTGACAGGAACAGTTGCGCCGTCTGGAAAGTTGACCGACACGATTGCCATGTCCATCGATGATTATCCTTCAACGACGAACTTCGGTCATGAAGACATAGACGTCTACCAGGAAGATATCTACGTTGGTTATCGATACTTCGAAACGTTTGCTAAAGACAAGGTTTTGTATCCCTTTGGATTCGGTCTTTCCTACACCACCTTTACGACTGACGTAAGAGCGGCTTTGGAAACAGATGGTCGCATTATCCTTTCCGTCAAGGTGACGAACACCGGGGAAGTTGCCGGTAAAGAAGTTGTCCAGGTCTATGTAGAAAAGCCGCAGGGAGTGCTTGGCAACCCAGCACGAAGTCTCGTCGCGTTCGCGAAGACAAAATCCCTTTTGCCTGGCAGCATCGAAACGCTCACATTTTCCATTCCGGTGACGGACTTGGCATCGTATGACGACAGTGGGGCCACGGGCAGCAAGTCGTCCTATATACTTGAACCAGGTATATATCGTTTTTACGTTGGCACCGACGTTCGCACGGCCTCCCGCTGTTTTGAATACAGCGTCGATTCGCTGCAGGTGGTGTCGCACCTCAGTGAAAACATGGCACCCCTAACGCCTTTCACGAGAATGAGGCCAATGAGAAACGAAATGAGTTACGCTGTCTCGTATGAACAAGTGCCGCTGCGGACGGTTGACACGGAGCGCCGCCGGCAGGGCGAACTCCCGATCACGACTGATTACACAGGTGACATGAGCTACCAACTGACAGATGTTCACAAAGGCAAAGTGACGATGGAATCGTTTCTCTCGCAGTTATCTGATGAGGATCTTGCCTGCCTGGTGCGTGGTGAAGGCATGAATTCACCGAAGGTTACGCCAGGTACGGCAGCCGCTTTTGGGGGCGTGTCGAAACGCCTGAATGATTTTGGCATCCCTGCCGCGTGCTGTGCAGATGGTCCATCAGGGATTCGGATGGATTGTGGAACGAAAGCCTTTTTGCTGCCGAATGGAACCCTTTTAGCGTGTACATTTAATCCGCAACTGCTGGAAGACTTGTTTGAAATGGTAGGTCTCGAATTACGGAAAAATCGGATCGATACACTGCTTGGTCCCGGCATCAACATTCACCGACATCCACTCAATGGACGAAACTTTGAATACTTCTCCGAAGACCCTTATGTCACAGGCAAGATGGCGGCGGCCCAGTTACGCGGAATGCACCGTGTAGGCGTCACCGGAACACTCAAACACTTCAGTTGCAATAACCAGGAATGGCATCGCCATGACCTGAATTCTGTCGTGTCTGAGCGGGCTTTGCGGGAGATCTACTTAAAGGGTTTTGAGCTGGCCGTGAAGGAAGCGGGGGCTTACTCCATCATGACCACGTACGGCGCGGTCAACGGTTTGTGGACCGCCGGGAACTATGACCAGAACACGCGGATACTCCGTGGTGAATGGGGATTCGATGGAATCGTCATGACGGACTGGTGGGCAAAAGTCAACGACGAAGGCGCCGCTCCGCTCAAGAGCAATACAGCTGCGATGATTCGGGCTCAGAACGACTTGTACATGGTGGTTCCAGAATCGGCCGTCAATCCGTTTGATGACAACACAGTGTCATCCATCGAAGTCAATGCGCTGACGAGGGGAGAATTGCTCCGAAGCGCAGCAAACATCTGTCGGTTTATCCTTCGCTCGCCAGTATTTTTGCGGGTTCTTGGCGAGGACGATTCGGTCGAAGTCATTGGTCAAGCCGAAGAGGATGTCGAGCAGTTCGACTTTGGCACAGAGTATCTGCCGATAGCGGATGGTGGAAGTGTGGACCTCGTGGGCATCGACACGTCGACAGGCAGCTCGTATGCGTTTGCTGCAACGTTGGAGCAGCCTGGTCTGTACGAGTTGACATTCACCGTGCGTTCGTCAGCGGGTGAACTCGCGCAGATGCCTGTAACCTTGTTACAGAATGTGGACCGTTCGACCACGTTTACCTTTAACGGATCGGGCGGGCAGTTTGTGTCTCAGACAAAGCAAGTATTTTTCTTCAATAAATATGTCTATCTCAGACTACACTTTGGACTCGGGGGACTGGAAACGAAGCACCTCCAGTTCAAGTTACTTGAGCCGTTTAGTATGAAAAATGGCTAA
- a CDS encoding GNAT family N-acetyltransferase, protein METPSRIRCEDITEELAQKYEEKGYQLVFQEYVMEHNLETVPELVTSQPFVFRSWSTELEGEFYALYYQCFKERPGFPQWSMDEWIDRVSSDTNFRPDLSYIVSLDNKNMGFITADNDAEDPEFDTHAYIIQIGVMPEWRRKGIASILTTKYLAACRGEGKKGVILHVNRNNPGAIKLYEGLGFKTVRTRGTFEK, encoded by the coding sequence ATGGAAACTCCTTCACGGATTAGATGCGAAGACATAACCGAAGAATTAGCTCAAAAGTACGAGGAAAAAGGGTACCAGTTGGTTTTTCAAGAATACGTAATGGAACATAACCTTGAAACAGTCCCGGAACTTGTGACATCACAACCTTTTGTGTTCAGGAGTTGGTCGACCGAGTTGGAAGGGGAGTTCTACGCACTATATTATCAATGTTTCAAGGAACGTCCTGGTTTCCCACAATGGTCCATGGATGAATGGATAGACCGGGTATCGTCTGATACGAACTTTCGTCCCGACCTGTCGTATATCGTCAGCCTTGACAACAAGAACATGGGGTTCATTACGGCTGATAATGACGCGGAGGACCCGGAGTTTGATACACATGCGTACATTATTCAAATTGGAGTCATGCCAGAATGGCGGAGAAAGGGCATAGCCAGTATACTAACGACCAAGTATCTGGCAGCTTGCCGTGGCGAAGGGAAGAAGGGCGTGATTTTGCACGTGAATCGAAACAATCCCGGTGCCATAAAGTTGTACGAAGGATTGGGGTTTAAGACTGTGCGCACTAGAGGCACCTTTGAGAAATAG
- a CDS encoding DinB family protein, with amino-acid sequence MVRYGCQRCYSRRGTAVNKQLCVTPVANEEPEIGRWLWALEDVRSKLLERLDGISQTMLDARIEGSTSIGSLLYHIASVEAGWLHYDILGTSPPSEIETLFPVEPWSEEGVLTHIEGQSIDEHLHRLSTVRQVFLSHFKPMTLTDWRTPRANAEEGYEVTPEWVVYHLIEHEAQHRGQIFQQLRQLAKPQ; translated from the coding sequence ATGGTACGATATGGATGCCAGAGGTGTTATTCGAGGAGGGGAACAGCCGTGAATAAACAATTGTGCGTAACTCCGGTTGCAAATGAGGAACCTGAAATTGGTCGCTGGTTATGGGCATTAGAGGATGTTCGTAGCAAATTGCTAGAGAGACTGGATGGGATTAGTCAAACGATGCTAGATGCGAGAATTGAAGGGAGTACGTCGATTGGATCACTCCTGTATCATATTGCTAGCGTCGAGGCAGGATGGTTGCACTACGACATACTTGGAACGTCGCCTCCGTCAGAAATAGAAACGCTATTCCCCGTTGAACCTTGGTCAGAAGAGGGTGTATTGACTCACATTGAGGGACAGTCCATCGACGAACACCTTCATCGCCTCAGTACGGTACGACAAGTGTTTCTGTCCCATTTCAAGCCCATGACTCTAACAGACTGGCGCACTCCTCGAGCGAACGCAGAAGAAGGATACGAAGTCACGCCTGAATGGGTTGTGTATCATCTCATTGAGCACGAAGCCCAACACAGGGGACAGATTTTCCAACAGCTCCGCCAGTTAGCCAAGCCACAATAG
- a CDS encoding DUF1211 domain-containing protein, protein MSKNRLEAFSDGVLAIIITIMVLNLKIPTRSSFSSLIPMYPVFGSYILSFIYVAIYWGNHHNMIHAAKKVSGRIIWANMHLLFWISLFPFCTGWIGENSLAPAPTALYGIVLFMASIAYMILQRTIVSVDGEFLKKALGRDWKGKLSPLFYVIAIVVAPWSPASSQVIYTLLAIWWLIPDQRIARALENEHMT, encoded by the coding sequence GTGAGCAAAAACAGACTTGAAGCCTTCAGCGATGGGGTGCTTGCAATCATCATCACCATCATGGTGCTGAATCTCAAAATTCCCACGCGGAGTAGTTTTAGCTCTCTTATCCCGATGTACCCCGTATTCGGAAGCTACATCTTAAGTTTCATTTATGTAGCAATTTATTGGGGAAATCATCACAACATGATTCACGCGGCAAAAAAAGTGTCCGGTAGAATAATTTGGGCGAATATGCACTTGTTATTTTGGATCTCACTCTTCCCTTTTTGCACCGGATGGATAGGTGAGAATAGCCTTGCTCCTGCTCCAACCGCACTATACGGAATCGTCTTGTTCATGGCTTCTATCGCGTATATGATTTTGCAGCGCACCATCGTTTCTGTAGATGGAGAATTCCTAAAAAAGGCATTGGGTCGCGATTGGAAAGGTAAATTATCGCCTCTCTTCTACGTGATCGCCATCGTTGTTGCCCCTTGGTCGCCTGCGAGCAGCCAAGTGATTTATACATTGCTCGCAATTTGGTGGTTGATACCCGACCAACGCATTGCCCGAGCTTTGGAAAATGAACACATGACCTGA
- a CDS encoding LysR family transcriptional regulator, with protein MTMELNEIIAFVSIYRIGNFTRAAEHLHLSQPAISRRIELLERELGAPLFERLSTGIRLTEAGTAFLPFAQQALAAIEDGKAAVYGIENEDRGTITLALVGTLASTQLTGHLQAFRSQHPRVRVYLRTGRSDEVSELVLQGDAQLGLRYFTDPRTDICSIHAFNESLVVTCATQSKFFSHQPTRASELLDVPWVTYPIHAGSSGEPFALTLERQLLGNGLVAAERIIIDSLTAQKRLIEADFGIGLLPRSSIEEELRLGTLRILPIESLQTSVPIMAIYRRASYMSRASRELLAMWTNHDNHNAPRTR; from the coding sequence ATGACTATGGAGCTAAATGAAATCATCGCGTTTGTATCCATCTATCGAATCGGGAATTTCACACGTGCAGCCGAACACTTGCACTTGTCTCAACCTGCAATCAGCCGAAGGATTGAACTCCTTGAACGGGAACTCGGAGCGCCATTGTTTGAGCGCCTGTCCACTGGCATTCGCTTGACAGAGGCGGGAACAGCATTCTTGCCTTTTGCACAGCAGGCATTGGCAGCAATCGAGGATGGAAAGGCTGCAGTGTACGGCATAGAGAACGAAGATCGAGGGACAATCACGCTGGCGCTTGTGGGCACACTGGCAAGCACCCAATTGACAGGTCACTTGCAAGCATTTCGCAGCCAGCATCCTCGTGTCCGTGTGTACTTGCGAACCGGGCGTAGTGATGAGGTGAGTGAACTGGTACTCCAAGGCGATGCGCAACTTGGATTGCGGTACTTCACTGACCCTCGAACGGACATATGTTCGATTCATGCGTTCAATGAATCTCTCGTGGTCACTTGTGCAACACAGTCCAAGTTCTTTTCCCATCAGCCAACCCGGGCAAGCGAATTGCTGGATGTGCCATGGGTCACGTATCCGATTCATGCAGGTTCGTCAGGGGAACCATTTGCGCTTACGCTGGAGCGGCAGCTACTAGGAAATGGATTGGTTGCAGCTGAAAGAATCATTATAGATAGCTTAACTGCACAGAAACGTCTCATCGAAGCAGATTTCGGAATTGGCCTATTACCAAGGAGCAGTATTGAAGAAGAATTGCGTCTAGGTACATTACGAATCCTACCAATCGAGTCTTTGCAGACGAGTGTTCCCATCATGGCAATTTATCGGCGGGCATCATATATGAGTCGTGCTAGTCGAGAATTGCTCGCCATGTGGACGAATCACGACAACCACAATGCTCCTAGAACACGCTGA
- a CDS encoding nucleotidyltransferase domain-containing protein, whose protein sequence is MYRHHQETIDNISEKLQQRDDVLGLLITGSIAHGFETEISDVDIMILVSPEDFEARLLSGAVTYHETESCTYKGGYIDGKYTSIDFLRKVADHGSEPARFAFEGAKVAFCKIDGVQELLGEICRYPVEKKLDNIKRFYAQFEASVWYYFESVKHNNAHLLHYSITNMVLFGGRLILAHNELLYPYHKWFLRMLGRASAKPDNLAELIHNVYEHKDEQSVRALYETIKNFTNWGVVAWPAQFMMDSELSWMHDRQPIADM, encoded by the coding sequence ATGTATCGTCATCACCAGGAAACCATCGACAATATATCGGAGAAGTTACAACAACGGGACGATGTATTAGGGTTGCTGATTACTGGGTCAATTGCTCACGGTTTTGAGACAGAGATTTCCGATGTGGACATCATGATTCTGGTTTCACCGGAAGACTTTGAGGCCAGGTTGTTGTCTGGGGCGGTAACCTACCATGAAACTGAAAGCTGTACCTACAAGGGAGGGTACATCGACGGCAAATACACCAGCATCGACTTTCTCAGAAAAGTCGCTGACCATGGCAGTGAGCCCGCACGATTTGCCTTTGAGGGAGCGAAAGTGGCTTTTTGCAAAATTGATGGAGTACAGGAATTGCTGGGTGAAATCTGCAGATACCCTGTGGAGAAAAAACTTGATAACATCAAGCGTTTTTACGCGCAGTTTGAAGCCTCGGTATGGTACTATTTTGAGTCAGTAAAGCACAACAATGCGCATCTTCTTCACTATTCGATTACAAACATGGTGTTGTTTGGCGGACGTTTAATCCTTGCTCATAATGAACTCTTGTATCCCTATCATAAATGGTTCCTCCGAATGCTCGGCAGGGCCAGTGCAAAACCCGACAACTTGGCAGAATTGATTCACAACGTTTATGAACATAAAGATGAACAAAGCGTCAGGGCGCTTTACGAAACGATTAAGAACTTCACGAATTGGGGAGTTGTCGCATGGCCTGCCCAATTTATGATGGACAGTGAGTTGTCATGGATGCACGACAGACAGCCAATTGCAGATATGTAA